Genomic window (bacterium):
GCGCATGGAAAGCCCCACGGCGCTGCAGGTGGTGGCCGCGCGTTCGGAACCGGGATCGGAACATACGATCACCGTCTGGCGCCAGGGCAAACGGATCGTCCTGCCGGTCGCCGTCGCGCCGCTCCCGGAGGAGACCGAGGACGACGCCGCTCCGGGTGATGCGCCGCGGGCCGACCGTCTCGGCATCACCGTCTCGAGCGCGATGACCGAAGGACCGGAGGGTGGCTACTTGCCGGGCGTGATGATCTCGACAATCAACATCGGAAGCGCGGCCGAAACCGCCGGACTGGAGGTCGGCGACATCGTGCTCGAGGTCGACGCCCGGCCCACGCTCGACGAACAGGAATATTCGCAAGCCGTGCGCGCGCTGCCCCGGGGCGCGCTCACGCTGTTTACGATCGACCGGCGCGGCGCGCGGCTGCACCGGGCGGTTGAAGTCCCATAGCGCCCATGTCCATTCGGTCCATAATGTCCATAATGTCCATGTCATCCCCGAAAGATCGCTCTTAAGCTGAACATCTCGTTTGGACGACGCCATGACTTCCCTCAAAGACATGAAAAAACGCCTCGCCTTTGCACCTCGCCATGTGCGTGACCGCCTCTCCGACGTGGAGGTGCAGGACGCCTTCGATTTCGGCGAAGCGTATCGCACTTACGTTTCGGCCGCGAAAACCGAACGCGAATCGACGCGCCGACTTGCCGCGCTGGCGCGCGACGCGGGCTTCGCCGATCCCGGCGAGGCGGCCGAGCGTCTTGTCGTCGAATACCGCGACAAATGCGTCGCGGTGGCGCGGCACGGAAGCCGGCCGCTGACCGACGGGCTCAACCTTGTCGTCGCGCATCACGATTCGCCGCGTCTCGATCTCAAGCCGCGCCCGCTTTATGAAGATGGCGGGATCGCCATGCTCAAGACGCACTACTTCGGCGGCGTCCGGAAGCACCAGTGGGTGACGCGCCCGCTCGCGCTGCATGGCCGCGTCGTCACGGCCTCCGGCGCGAACGTCGATCTGCGCATCGGCGAGGATGCGGGCGATCCCGTGTTCACGATTCTCGATCTGCTCCCGCACCTGGCGCACAAGCGGCAGGAGCCGAAAAAGCTCTCCGAGGCGTTCCCCGGCGAAAAGCTGAATGTCGTGTGCGGCGGCATGCCCATCGGCGGCGAGGACGACACCGAGCGCGTGCGCACTGGCGTGCTCGCGATCCTGCATGAGCGCTACGGCCTCGTGGAGGAGGATCTCGTCAGCGCCGACATCGAGATCGTGCCCGCGGGCGAGGCGCGTTTTGTCGGATTCGACCGCGCGTTCATCGGCGCATACGGCCACGACGACCGCGCGTGCGCGTATTCCGCCGTGCGCGCGCTTCTCGACACCACGGGCGGCGACCGCGCGTGCGCCGCGATCGTCTTCGATCGCGAGGAGGTTGGCTCGTTCGGCACCACCGGCGCGCAGGGACGCTTCGTGCATCACGTTCTCGAACGCCTGTTCGAGGCCTCGGGCGCGGACCCGCGCGAGATCGATCTTTCGCGCGCGCTGCACGCGTCGAAGGTGTTGTCCGCGGATGTCGCCGCCGCGTTCGATCCCGACTGGCCCGAAGTGCATGAAAAGCGCAACGCCGCGCGCGCCGGCCACGGCATCGTGCTCAAGAAATACACGGGCACCCGAGGCAAATCGGGCGGCTCGGAGGCGCCGGCGGAACTCGTCGGCGAGGTACGCCGCCTGCTCAACGCCGCGGGCGTGGCGTGGCAGCCTGGCACGATGGGACGCATCGACGAGGGCGGCGGCGGAACCGTCGCCAAGTTCCTCACGCGCACCGGCGCGGACGTGCTCGACGCCGGGCCGCCCGTGCTCGCCATGCACGCTCCGTTCGAACTGCTGCACGTGCTCGATCTCTACAGCGCGTACCAGGCTTACCGCGCGTTTTTCGAATACCAGCCGTGAGCGCCCGGCAGGTCGAGATCGTCGTGGGCGAGGACGCCGACGGCGCGCGCCTCGACACCTATCTCGCCGGCGCGATTGAAGACCTGTCGCGAACGCGTGCGGCGGCGCTTGCCGAGGCCGGGTGCGTGCTTGTCGACGGCGAGGCGATCGCCCGCGCCGCCCATCGCTTGCGCGCGGGGCAATGCATCGTCGTCGCGATTCCCGAGCCCGTGCGCGCGAGCGCGAAACCGCAGAGTCTTCCGCTCGAAATTCTCTACGAAGACGCCGACCTCGTCGTCATCGACAAGGCGCCGGGCATGGTCGTGCACCCGGCCGCGGGGCATGCCGACGGCACGCTCGTCAACGCGCTTCTGGCGCGCATCGATGATCTGTCCGGCGTCGGCGGCGAGCTGCGCCCCGGAATCGTGCACCGCCTCGACAAGGGTACGAGCGGTCTCATCCTCGCCGCCAAGAACGACGCGGCGCACGACGCGCTTTCGCGCCAGTTCGCGGAGCGCACGGTGACGAAGATCTACCTCGCACTCACCGCCGGGCAACCGTCCCCCGCACGCGGGCTCATTGACCGGCCGATCGGGCGCGACCCCTCCGAGCGCAAGCGCATGGCGGTCGATACGCCGCACGCGCGGCCGGCGCGAACGCGGTACGCCGTCCTCGCCGCGCGCGGGGGACTGGCCGCCGTGGAATGCCGGATCGAAACCGGCCGGACGCACCAGGTGCGCGTGCACATGAAGGCGATCGGCTGCCCGCTCGCCGGCGACGAAACGTACGGCGGCAAGCGCGCCGAACGCCGCCTGACCGCCGAGGCGCAAGCGGCGATCGCCGGCATCGACCGCCCC
Coding sequences:
- a CDS encoding RluA family pseudouridine synthase — encoded protein: MVVGEDADGARLDTYLAGAIEDLSRTRAAALAEAGCVLVDGEAIARAAHRLRAGQCIVVAIPEPVRASAKPQSLPLEILYEDADLVVIDKAPGMVVHPAAGHADGTLVNALLARIDDLSGVGGELRPGIVHRLDKGTSGLILAAKNDAAHDALSRQFAERTVTKIYLALTAGQPSPARGLIDRPIGRDPSERKRMAVDTPHARPARTRYAVLAARGGLAAVECRIETGRTHQVRVHMKAIGCPLAGDETYGGKRAERRLTAEAQAAIAGIDRPALHAWLIAFAHPTTGAAMRFVAPPCADLRPALEFLGIGDLKKSGILDA
- a CDS encoding aminopeptidase, which codes for MTSLKDMKKRLAFAPRHVRDRLSDVEVQDAFDFGEAYRTYVSAAKTERESTRRLAALARDAGFADPGEAAERLVVEYRDKCVAVARHGSRPLTDGLNLVVAHHDSPRLDLKPRPLYEDGGIAMLKTHYFGGVRKHQWVTRPLALHGRVVTASGANVDLRIGEDAGDPVFTILDLLPHLAHKRQEPKKLSEAFPGEKLNVVCGGMPIGGEDDTERVRTGVLAILHERYGLVEEDLVSADIEIVPAGEARFVGFDRAFIGAYGHDDRACAYSAVRALLDTTGGDRACAAIVFDREEVGSFGTTGAQGRFVHHVLERLFEASGADPREIDLSRALHASKVLSADVAAAFDPDWPEVHEKRNAARAGHGIVLKKYTGTRGKSGGSEAPAELVGEVRRLLNAAGVAWQPGTMGRIDEGGGGTVAKFLTRTGADVLDAGPPVLAMHAPFELLHVLDLYSAYQAYRAFFEYQP